The Candidatus Eisenbacteria bacterium nucleotide sequence CTCGGCGTAGTTACGCCCGAGGCAGATGATCTTACCTGGCTCCGCAGGAGCAAGCAGACGGACACTGCCAACCGGAACACCGGGCCCCATACGCCGATAGTCACCGAATATACTCCCCTCGATGGGCTTGATTTCACCTTCCATAATCAAGCCGCAGCGCGGGGCCTCATCCTTGATCTGGTAGCGGACAATGCGCATGTTTCTCCTTGGTACCGGGATATGAACAGATCATAACCCGCTGTATTCAACTTTTCAAGATCATACGGGCAAGAAATCGCTTCTGCTTCGCGGAGAGAAATGATACTATTCAGCCGCATTTCTGACAAGTTGCGGGTCGAGTGGGACTTTGGGAGAAAGGAGAAATTGGCTGTGGCAAAACACAGGATTGCGTGGCTCCCCGGCGACGGAGTAGGGATTGAGGTACTGGAAGCTGCAAAAATCGTGCTGGACAAACTTCACCTCGACGCTGAGTACGTACACGGCGATATCGGCTGGGAATTCTGGCGCACCGAAGGCGATGCTTTTCCGCAGCGCACAATTGATCTTCTCAAGACCGTGAAGGCCGCGATGTTTGGAGCCATTACATCTAAACCGGTGAAGGCAGCCGAAGCAGAACTCGTTCCGGAACTGAGGGGGAAGCAATTGGTTTATCGCTCACCGATTGTTCGTATGCGTCAGCTTTTCGATCTCTACATTTGCCTGCGGCCATGCAAAGCATATCCGGGCAGTCCGCTGAACTACAAGGAAGGCATCGATCTCGTCGTGTTCAGAGAGAACACGGAAGACCTGTACGCGGGTGTTGAATTTGCCCCGGTGCCTGCAGAGTTATCGGGTATGCTCGCGAAATTATCCAAACCTTTCGCGGCTTTCAAAGATTTGCCCGGCGATGCATATGCGATATCCTGCAAGATAAATACCCGCAAGGGATCAGAGCGCATTATCAGGGCGGCCTTCGATTTTGCCAGAAAGTTCGGACGCAAGAAGGTCACTATTGTTCACAAGGCAAATGTCGTCAGGGCAACCGACGGCCTGTTCCTTGAGACGGCAAAGGAAGTTGCGAAAGATTTCCCTGATGTTCAGATGGATGATGCCAACATTGATGCGATGACGATGTGGCTACTGAAGGACCCGTTTAACTATGACGTGCTCGCTGCGCCCAATCTTTATGGAGATGTCATTTCCGACCTCTGTGCCCAATTGGTTGGAGGTCTCGGGTTCGGCTGCTCAGGAAATATCGGGAAGAATCTCGCGGTATTTGAACCTTCACACGGTTCAGCTCCCAAGTATTCCGGCCAGTACAAGGTCAATCCGATT carries:
- a CDS encoding isocitrate/isopropylmalate dehydrogenase family protein, whose protein sequence is MAKHRIAWLPGDGVGIEVLEAAKIVLDKLHLDAEYVHGDIGWEFWRTEGDAFPQRTIDLLKTVKAAMFGAITSKPVKAAEAELVPELRGKQLVYRSPIVRMRQLFDLYICLRPCKAYPGSPLNYKEGIDLVVFRENTEDLYAGVEFAPVPAELSGMLAKLSKPFAAFKDLPGDAYAISCKINTRKGSERIIRAAFDFARKFGRKKVTIVHKANVVRATDGLFLETAKEVAKDFPDVQMDDANIDAMTMWLLKDPFNYDVLAAPNLYGDVISDLCAQLVGGLGFGCSGNIGKNLAVFEPSHGSAPKYSGQYKVNPIATILAAKMMLDWLGENDKAARLETAVAAVIKEGKVRTYDMGGSAKTLDMANAIAAKL